A portion of the Meiothermus cerbereus DSM 11376 genome contains these proteins:
- a CDS encoding transposase family protein yields the protein MQVPDLRAHNTTYDWRMLFMLVLMALGSGRTNVLAIAQWVEDQRDWLLAQGFGRRAGGKALPAQATLYRFVWALEQQVTALEEALKAWALEVLKVLDPAHPGQMVVNLDGKYLKGSARRGWGIRLCCWSVLIWDS from the coding sequence ATGCAAGTACCTGACCTGCGGGCCCACAACACCACCTACGACTGGCGCATGCTGTTCATGCTGGTGCTGATGGCCCTGGGCAGCGGGCGTACCAACGTGCTGGCCATAGCCCAGTGGGTAGAGGATCAGCGGGACTGGCTGCTGGCACAGGGCTTCGGGCGGCGCGCGGGTGGTAAGGCCCTGCCTGCCCAGGCCACCCTCTATCGCTTTGTGTGGGCTTTGGAACAACAGGTCACCGCTTTGGAAGAGGCCCTGAAGGCCTGGGCGCTGGAGGTGCTCAAGGTGCTGGACCCAGCCCATCCGGGTCAGATGGTGGTCAACCTGGACGGCAAATACCTCAAAGGGAGCGCCCGCCGGGGGTGGGGGATCAGGCTTTGCTGCTGGTCAGTGCTTATCTGGGACAGTTAG
- a CDS encoding carbohydrate ABC transporter permease, translated as MGRLPRWLARPLFYLALGVYAWLLVLPLLTLLSASFRSDADLYAPGLLPPRPTLEAYQEALQKHPVGRYLLNSLVVSLSVTLGVLLVSASMGYALARVRFVGQSLLFGFVVSLLLIPGEVTFLPLYLMVQQFGWINTYWALTVPFIAAPLGIFLLRQFIKSLPQDLFDAARIDGAGHLRILWHVALPLAAPALGALAALTFLGTWNMYLWPLVVINNSSMQTAQIAIAQVVSVEVTSWNVVAAVSILVLLPTLLAFLLAQRAFVRGIALGGLKG; from the coding sequence ATGGGTAGGCTTCCCCGCTGGCTGGCCCGGCCTTTGTTCTATCTGGCGCTGGGGGTGTATGCCTGGCTCTTGGTGTTGCCCCTGCTGACCCTGCTCTCGGCCAGCTTCCGCAGCGATGCCGACCTATACGCTCCGGGTCTCTTGCCCCCCCGGCCTACCCTCGAGGCCTACCAGGAGGCCCTGCAAAAACACCCGGTGGGGCGCTACCTGCTCAACAGCCTGGTGGTCTCGCTCAGCGTGACGCTGGGAGTCTTGCTGGTCTCGGCCAGCATGGGCTATGCGCTGGCCCGGGTACGTTTTGTGGGGCAGAGCCTGCTGTTTGGCTTTGTGGTGTCTTTGCTGCTGATCCCCGGTGAGGTGACCTTTTTACCGCTGTACCTGATGGTGCAGCAGTTTGGCTGGATCAACACTTACTGGGCCCTTACAGTGCCCTTTATTGCCGCGCCGCTGGGCATCTTCCTGCTGCGCCAGTTCATCAAGAGCCTACCGCAAGACCTGTTCGACGCAGCCCGCATAGACGGGGCCGGCCACCTGCGCATCCTGTGGCATGTGGCCCTGCCGCTGGCCGCTCCGGCCCTGGGCGCGCTGGCTGCTCTAACTTTTTTGGGTACCTGGAATATGTACCTCTGGCCGCTGGTGGTGATTAACAACTCCAGCATGCAGACCGCCCAGATCGCCATCGCGCAGGTGGTGAGCGTGGAGGTGACCAGTTGGAACGTGGTGGCCGCGGTCTCGATTTTGGTCTTGCTACCTACTTTGTTGGCCTTTCTGCTGGCCCAGCGGGCCTTCGTACGGGGTATCGCGCTGGGCGGGCTCAAAGGATAA
- a CDS encoding carbohydrate ABC transporter permease, which translates to MAVELKQPDFERKHPIPKSPVRLGGETLEALFLLIPGLVLLLVFLVWPTLNAFWLSFHRENLLGTQRDWVGLANYAEMLQDPAFWRSVGATFLFAAIVVPVQILLGLTAALMVARPFPGVNVFRTLFFLTTAVPTAVAAVAWGWFLHPIGGVVNRWLEALGLPPQPWLTSVELALPTLAIVTAWAGVGFTAILLTAGLQQIPEDLYEAARLDGASAWAQFWHITLPMLSPTLFLVALLTMLSSLTAFGQIHLLTRGGPAESTMVWVYRIYQDAFFNFRFSYASAQAAALFLVLLLLAGLQFRWFGRKVHYG; encoded by the coding sequence ATGGCTGTAGAACTCAAGCAACCGGATTTTGAGCGCAAACACCCGATTCCCAAATCCCCTGTGCGCCTGGGTGGAGAGACCCTCGAGGCCCTCTTTTTGCTCATTCCCGGCCTGGTGTTGTTGCTGGTCTTTCTGGTCTGGCCCACCCTGAACGCCTTCTGGCTCTCGTTTCACCGCGAAAACCTCCTGGGCACCCAGCGCGACTGGGTTGGCCTGGCCAATTACGCCGAGATGCTGCAAGACCCCGCCTTCTGGCGCTCGGTGGGGGCTACCTTTTTGTTTGCCGCCATTGTGGTCCCGGTGCAGATACTCCTGGGGCTGACCGCCGCCCTGATGGTGGCCCGGCCCTTTCCGGGGGTTAACGTTTTCCGCACCCTGTTCTTCCTGACCACCGCCGTACCCACTGCGGTGGCCGCCGTGGCCTGGGGCTGGTTTTTGCACCCGATTGGGGGGGTGGTGAACCGCTGGCTAGAGGCCCTGGGTCTGCCTCCCCAGCCCTGGCTCACCAGCGTGGAGCTGGCCCTGCCCACCCTGGCCATTGTAACGGCTTGGGCCGGGGTGGGCTTTACCGCCATTTTGTTGACCGCGGGCCTGCAACAGATCCCCGAGGACCTCTACGAGGCTGCCCGTCTGGACGGAGCCAGCGCCTGGGCCCAGTTCTGGCACATCACCCTACCCATGCTCTCCCCCACGCTGTTTCTAGTCGCCCTCCTGACCATGCTCAGCAGCCTCACGGCCTTCGGCCAGATTCACCTGCTCACCCGCGGCGGCCCCGCCGAAAGCACCATGGTCTGGGTCTACCGCATCTACCAGGACGCCTTCTTCAACTTCCGCTTCTCCTACGCCTCGGCCCAGGCGGCGGCCTTGTTCCTGGTGCTGCTGCTCTTGGCAGGTTTGCAGTTCCGCTGGTTTGGAAGGAAGGTGCACTATGGGTAG
- a CDS encoding HNH endonuclease encodes TIARQIHQKDKLELLRRQDSVCGMCRLPLAVEDMDDHHVKPRHAGGQNTLDNRMLVHRWCHHAHHQRVGYKGLKA; translated from the coding sequence CACGATTGCGCGACAGATTCACCAGAAAGACAAATTGGAACTCCTGCGCCGTCAAGACAGCGTGTGTGGTATGTGCCGTCTTCCGCTTGCAGTGGAGGATATGGACGACCACCACGTCAAGCCGAGACACGCTGGGGGACAGAACACGTTAGACAACCGGATGTTGGTGCATCGCTGGTGCCATCACGCGCACCATCAGCGAGTTGGGTACAAGGGCTTGAAGGCTTGA
- a CDS encoding ABC transporter substrate-binding protein — protein MKKIFVALLAAGALGGLAQAQRITIDFWHSMGGVLGEATEALVKDFNASQNRVTVRSQFVGSYDDGLNKLRAALQAGGQGRPNVIQVYDIGARFMADSGAVLPLEDLARANNFDLSQFVSQPRSYYTVDGKLFGLAFNSSNPILYFNAQALEQAGIPYRNTWSLADLEAAARKLTIKDASGKTTRFGLSIPIDSWFMEQFSYNSGQFFCNNENGRRARATEVTFNNPAAVAFLDTWARLVREGVAANTGRSWADSQALFAQGNAAIAIYSTASLTGVLRQVGNRFPLRTAFYPYLNERNGTAIGGAAVYLIRGFSDEQNAASWAFIRYLLQPETQAKWIIGTGYFPVVKGVTELPSVRQAYVRQPNYTTALRQLETSKVNTASAGCLMGGFTEIRQIVQSAIEEALRGKPAQQALDEAKQRADQVLARYNASVRQ, from the coding sequence ATGAAGAAGATTTTCGTGGCACTACTGGCAGCGGGCGCACTGGGCGGACTGGCCCAGGCCCAGCGCATCACCATCGACTTCTGGCACTCCATGGGCGGGGTGCTGGGCGAGGCCACCGAGGCCCTGGTCAAGGACTTCAACGCCTCGCAGAACCGGGTCACGGTACGCAGCCAGTTTGTGGGCTCCTACGACGACGGCCTCAACAAACTGCGGGCGGCCCTGCAGGCCGGGGGCCAGGGGCGGCCCAACGTGATTCAGGTCTACGACATTGGGGCGCGCTTCATGGCCGACTCGGGCGCCGTGCTACCCCTGGAAGACCTGGCCCGGGCCAACAACTTCGACCTCTCGCAGTTCGTCAGCCAGCCCCGCAGCTACTACACGGTGGACGGCAAGCTCTTTGGCCTGGCCTTCAACAGCTCCAACCCCATCCTCTACTTCAACGCCCAGGCCCTCGAGCAGGCCGGCATCCCCTACCGCAACACCTGGAGCCTGGCCGACCTCGAGGCCGCCGCGCGCAAGCTGACCATCAAGGACGCCTCCGGCAAGACCACCCGCTTTGGCCTTTCCATCCCCATTGATAGCTGGTTCATGGAGCAGTTCAGCTACAACTCCGGCCAGTTTTTCTGCAACAACGAGAACGGACGCAGGGCCCGGGCCACCGAGGTGACCTTCAACAACCCCGCCGCGGTGGCTTTCCTGGACACCTGGGCCCGGCTGGTGCGTGAGGGCGTGGCCGCCAACACCGGACGCAGCTGGGCCGACAGCCAGGCCCTCTTTGCCCAGGGCAACGCGGCCATCGCCATCTACTCCACCGCCTCGCTCACCGGGGTGCTGCGCCAGGTGGGCAACCGCTTCCCGCTGCGCACGGCCTTTTACCCCTACCTGAACGAACGCAACGGCACGGCCATCGGGGGGGCCGCGGTCTACCTGATCCGCGGCTTCAGCGATGAGCAAAACGCGGCCTCCTGGGCCTTTATCCGCTACTTGCTGCAGCCCGAGACCCAGGCCAAGTGGATCATCGGCACCGGCTACTTCCCGGTGGTGAAGGGTGTGACCGAGCTTCCCAGCGTGCGCCAGGCTTACGTGCGTCAGCCCAACTACACCACCGCCCTGCGGCAGCTCGAGACCTCCAAGGTCAACACCGCCTCGGCGGGCTGCCTGATGGGTGGCTTCACCGAGATCCGCCAGATCGTGCAGTCGGCCATCGAGGAAGCCCTGCGCGGCAAGCCGGCCCAGCAAGCCCTGGACGAGGCCAAGCAACGGGCCGACCAGGTGCTGGCCCGCTACAACGCCAGCGTGCGGCAGTAG